Part of the Zingiber officinale cultivar Zhangliang chromosome 8A, Zo_v1.1, whole genome shotgun sequence genome, ATTACCATGTCATCTTCACCATAAAACTTATGTTCACATTATTTAAATTATTCatgaatataatataatataatatttcaGTTAATAGATACGCTGAAAATAGTTGGATCGTTCTCATTTGGTTTCAAAATCTACCAACTATAGGCTTAAGTTAGGCAGAACATTGTAGGACAAACGCCTTCGTTTACGCCCATAATGAAACTTtagtgtgattttttttttaccagCAGCATTTGGCCGCAGTTGACAATGTGCTTGGAATCAATTCTACAAGGTActttaatcttaattaatctaTTCATTAATAAAAGTCAACGATGGCAATATTGGGGTTTAGGGATATCTTGTGTTTTTTCTTCTGAGTTTGAACATCATTTCTCCGATATTTTCCTTGCAAACATTCCATTTTTTTCTGTGTTATTGCCTGATCATTTATTGTTCTTGTATATTCAATTTTCctaatttttaaatatgttttttatattatttaaagaTACATCAAAATTTTCCTAAAAGTAAGTATGAGTGTAGATTATGTCTATGAATAATATAATCTTATTTTAATACACCTTCAACACTACGTGAATTCTGAAGCGAAGGCCtgagtaaaaaaaacaaaaaaaaaaaaaaactccagaGAGCACAGAAGAAAGCAGTTGAGTGGCGTACGTAGTCAAGCTGCAGAAGAATCCTGGGAGGAGGGGGAAGACCAAATGAGAAAGAAGAGAATCTCTCAGGGGGCTCATCACCGGCAGCTGTTGCAGTTCTTGTCCGTCGACTCCGCTCCCAATGCATTCGTCCATCAGAGcttgttcttttttattattttttccttgtcTGCCATTGAATGCCACCGTAAACCTGGTTCATGATGGTCGTCGACAGGTCTAGCAATTAAGTACCTCCTCTGTTCTCTTCTCTCTATGCTCTGTTCCCCGCCGTAACACCTACTTCCCTCCCTACGCCTCCCTACCTCTATTTGTTTTTGTATATTTCTGTCCCACCTCACCTGCTTAGTTCCTTTTAGCTCTGTGTGAGCTCAACATCTGCGTCGAGCACGCTCCATCATTCCGTCGAACGAACACCTTGCATACTGTTGCAGAAAGCTAGCTTCTTTTTGCTTCTGCATGAGCTCTGGTCATCATTTCATCCAACAAACTTTACTTTTTTCTATGAAAAAAGTAGACAGCAAAAATAACTGGCCTAGTGCTTGCAGAAAGAGATCGCTTCTTGGAGTTCTTCTCGCCTTCTCCGTGAGCAATCCGCATTCGACTCTGCTTTGAGCAAAACAGAGGAAGAGGAGATGATATCGGCGGCGGACCTTTACCACGTGCTAACGGCGGTGGTGCCGCTGTACGTGGCGATGATCCTGGCGTACGGGTCGGTGAAGTGGTGGCGCATCTTTACTCCGGACCAGTGCTCGGGAATCAACCGCTTCGTGGCGCTCTTCGCGGTGCCGCTGCTCTCCTTCCACTTCATCTCGACCAACGACCCCTACGCCATGAACTACCGTTTCATTGCGGCAGACACGCTGCAGAAGCTGATCGTGCTGGCGGTGCTCGCGGCGTGGGCGAAGTTGAGCGCCCGCGGCTGCCTCGAGTGGACCATCACCCTCTTCTCCCTTGCTACGCTTCCGAATACGCTGGTGATGGGCATCCCCCTGCTCAAGGGCATGTACGGGGCCGAATCCGGTAGCCTCATGGTCCAGATTGTGGTGCTTCAGTGCATCATCTGGTACACCCTCATGCTCTTCCTCTTCGAGTACAGAGGCGCCAAGCTCCTCATCATGGAGCAGTTCCCGGACACCGCCGGCTCCATCATCTCCTTCCACGTCGACTCCGACATCATCTCCCTCGACGGTAAGGAGCCGTTGCAGGCCCAGGCGGAGCTTGGCGACGATGGGAAGCTCCACGTGACGGTGCGCAAGTCGACAAGCTCGCGCTCCGAGGCCTACTCGCGGCGCTCTCTCGGTGGGCTCAACTCCGGCGGCATCTCCGTCACGCCACGCCCCTCCAACCTTTCCAACGCCGAGATTTACTCGCTGCAGTCATCGCGGAACCCGACGCCGAGGGGCTCCAGCTTCAACCACGCCGACTTCTACTCTATGGTCAGGAACGGCAACAGTGGCACGGCGAGCAGCTTGAGCCCGCGGCACTCTAACTTCGGTGGCGCAACATTCGACGTGGAGACAGGGCCCAGGGGTAACGGCGCGGCCGCAGCCTACCCTGCTCCACCTACCACCGGAATGTTCTCGCCGGTGAAGAAGGCTAATGGGGCAGAAGGAGGGAGGGACTTGCACATGTTCGTGTGGAGTTCGAGCGCGTCACCTGTTTCGGAAGGAGGGATGCATGTGTTCGGAGGGGCAGAGTTCAGGAACGAACATGGAGTTGCGCAGCAAGATGATCACCGCCACAAAGGTGAGATTTTTCAATTCTTATTTCCtactttttctcttctttggAAATGGaatgaattataaattttaaattgtgTTGGTTCTTGTTCATGGATAGATGAACCCCACGGTGGTAAGTAATGGTTACTTTGGTAGTTGAGAATGTGAGGTCAAATCATAGGGATTTGATGCGTAAATCTTGGATCCTTTGTATTTCACCCCATCGGCACCTTATCCTCTCGGATATCATGGTTTTGAGCGAGCGATTTCGGTTTTTTTTTTCAGTTGTTCATGGAAAAATGGAATCGGTTACCATTGAGGGTGCAATTTCTACTGTTCATAACTTAATATCGTGCTGTTTAGCTTGTGGACCATTTGTCCCTTTAAAGAGGGAAAGACGACAACAACCATGGCAACTTAAGCTCTCTTTGTAAAACTATCTAGCACTGAAAAATAAAAGGATCAATAATTCAACAATTTGCTGCTTAAATTTTGTACTTGTTTTTCAAACTCAGCATTATTGAAACGTGTTCTTCTTGCTCACTAAAACTTtacagtcctagaagccaatcgCGACGCCTATGATTTGTGCCGACGGGATGACTTCAGCTTCGGCAATAAACCCATTGGCCAGGGAATGGATCAAATGAAGAAGGTTGGCCAGAGCCTTGCCAATGTCGGCACAAATTCAGCAGAGCTCCACTCTAAAACGGGGGCTGATGAAGTCGCAAAGACCTCGATGCCACCTGCGAGTGTGATGACCAGACTTATATTGATCATGGTGTGGCGAAAACTAATCCGGAATCCTAACACCTACTCGAGCCTTATTGGTGTTATCTGGTCTCTCGTCTCCTTCAGGTATTGCAGGCTTCCTGTTACACCTTTTGAGTATCTGCATTGTGTAATGTATATAGCAACTAACCATTCCTTCAGGTACAATATTGAAATGCCTGCTATTATTGCAAAATCAATCTCAATACTTTCTGATGCGGGACTTGGGATGGCCATGTTCAGTCTCGGTTAGTAAGATTTTGCATCATGTTTCCTCAGGAGGCTATGCAATAGAGTATCAAAGAGTTTGGATCTTTCTACAGGTTTATTTATGGCATTACAGCCGAGAATTATAGCTTGTGGCAATTCCCTCGCTGCATTTGCTATGGCTGTAAGATTTGTCACTGGTCCTGCTGTCATGGCTGCCGCTTCTATTGCAGTTGGGTTGCGAGGAGTTCTCTTACACGTTGCGATAGTACAGGTTTTGTAAACTAAACTTAGCTGCTAATATcaaaacaatatgcagcaggaaAGAACACAAACTGAAAAGTAAGGTTTTCTTTTTCCTGCAGGCAGCTCTTCCCCAAGGGATTGTGCCTTTTGTGTTTGCAAAAGAGTACAATGTGCATCCTGATATTTTAAGCACAGGGTATGCCCTTCAATTTCTCTTTTGTTTTTTGCGTGATAGGGTGATTTTGTTTAAAACGTGTTTTGAATTTACTGCAGGGTTATATTTGGGATGCT contains:
- the LOC122012107 gene encoding probable auxin efflux carrier component 1b, which encodes MISAADLYHVLTAVVPLYVAMILAYGSVKWWRIFTPDQCSGINRFVALFAVPLLSFHFISTNDPYAMNYRFIAADTLQKLIVLAVLAAWAKLSARGCLEWTITLFSLATLPNTLVMGIPLLKGMYGAESGSLMVQIVVLQCIIWYTLMLFLFEYRGAKLLIMEQFPDTAGSIISFHVDSDIISLDGKEPLQAQAELGDDGKLHVTVRKSTSSRSEAYSRRSLGGLNSGGISVTPRPSNLSNAEIYSLQSSRNPTPRGSSFNHADFYSMVRNGNSGTASSLSPRHSNFGGATFDVETGPRGNGAAAAYPAPPTTGMFSPVKKANGAEGGRDLHMFVWSSSASPVSEGGMHVFGGAEFRNEHGVAQQDDHRHKVLEANRDAYDLCRRDDFSFGNKPIGQGMDQMKKVGQSLANVGTNSAELHSKTGADEVAKTSMPPASVMTRLILIMVWRKLIRNPNTYSSLIGVIWSLVSFRYNIEMPAIIAKSISILSDAGLGMAMFSLGLFMALQPRIIACGNSLAAFAMAVRFVTGPAVMAAASIAVGLRGVLLHVAIVQAALPQGIVPFVFAKEYNVHPDILSTGVIFGMLIALPITLVYYILLGL